From the genome of Paucidesulfovibrio longus DSM 6739, one region includes:
- a CDS encoding MarR family winged helix-turn-helix transcriptional regulator, whose translation MTAIESAMETGTEHCAETALGSCFQREKAPGYWTNQLSRRFMNRLARRLEPLGICAGQFGTLVWLWEKDQRTQAELCRCLGVDQSTMARTLTRMERDGLITRRADPSDRRSARILLTEKSRALEVEVLDAAHQVNKQAVRGLSAEEAELFFDLARRMIANLNTLTEDDR comes from the coding sequence ATGACTGCGATCGAATCTGCAATGGAAACCGGAACGGAACACTGCGCTGAAACCGCGCTCGGAAGCTGCTTCCAGCGGGAGAAGGCTCCGGGGTATTGGACGAACCAGCTTTCGCGGCGATTCATGAATCGGCTGGCCCGGCGATTGGAGCCGCTGGGCATCTGCGCCGGACAGTTCGGAACCCTGGTCTGGCTCTGGGAAAAGGATCAGCGCACCCAGGCCGAGCTTTGCCGCTGCCTGGGCGTGGACCAGTCCACCATGGCCCGGACCCTGACGCGCATGGAGCGGGACGGGCTGATCACCCGCAGGGCCGACCCTTCGGACAGGCGCAGCGCGCGCATCCTGCTCACGGAGAAATCCCGCGCGCTGGAGGTCGAGGTGCTGGACGCCGCCCACCAAGTCAACAAGCAAGCCGTACGCGGACTCAGCGCCGAGGAGGCCGAACTCTTCTTCGACCTCGCCAGGCGTATGATCGCCAACCTGAACACTCTCACGGAGGACGATCGATGA
- a CDS encoding DegT/DnrJ/EryC1/StrS family aminotransferase — translation MGIPFIDLKTQYARIQEQVNRNIQNVLEHGQYIMGPEIREFEAKAAAFAGTKHALSCGSGTDALVLALMALGIGPGDAVLTTPFTFMATAETIALVGAVPVFVDIDPATYNMDSDKLAAALAGLKASRPDLTPKAVMPVDLFGLACDYDRILDIAKSNGLKVIVDGAQSFGAEYNGTKTAALGDVACTSFFPAKPLGCYGDGGACFTDSDEIQALMVSLRVHGQGTDKYENVRIGMNGRMDTIQAAVLLPKLEIFPEEIRLRNEVAARYAEGLKNSGLVLPVVPEGCVSVWAQYSVLAGSGEERTAIQARLKEAGVPTAIYYPKPLHLQTAFANLGHKPGDMPVSEAVGERIFSLPMSPYLAEADQQTICAALCG, via the coding sequence ATGGGCATTCCCTTCATCGATCTCAAGACCCAGTACGCACGCATCCAGGAACAGGTGAACCGGAACATCCAGAACGTGCTGGAACACGGCCAGTACATCATGGGTCCGGAAATCCGCGAGTTCGAGGCCAAGGCCGCGGCCTTCGCCGGAACGAAGCACGCGCTCTCCTGCGGCTCAGGCACGGACGCCCTGGTCCTGGCCCTGATGGCCCTGGGCATCGGCCCCGGCGACGCCGTGCTGACCACGCCCTTCACCTTCATGGCCACGGCCGAAACCATCGCCCTGGTGGGCGCGGTCCCGGTCTTCGTGGACATCGATCCGGCCACCTACAACATGGACTCGGACAAGCTCGCCGCCGCCCTGGCCGGGCTCAAGGCCTCCCGGCCCGACCTGACCCCCAAGGCGGTCATGCCCGTGGACCTCTTCGGCCTGGCCTGCGACTACGACCGCATCCTGGACATCGCCAAATCCAACGGGCTCAAGGTCATCGTGGACGGCGCACAGTCCTTCGGCGCGGAGTACAACGGCACGAAGACCGCGGCCCTGGGCGATGTGGCCTGCACCTCGTTCTTTCCGGCCAAGCCGCTCGGCTGCTACGGCGACGGCGGCGCCTGCTTCACCGATTCGGACGAAATCCAGGCGCTCATGGTTTCCCTGCGCGTCCACGGCCAGGGCACGGACAAGTACGAGAACGTGCGCATCGGCATGAACGGCCGCATGGACACGATCCAGGCCGCCGTGCTGCTGCCCAAGCTCGAAATCTTCCCGGAAGAGATCCGGCTGCGCAACGAGGTGGCCGCGCGCTACGCCGAGGGCCTGAAAAACAGCGGGCTGGTGCTCCCCGTGGTGCCCGAGGGCTGCGTCAGCGTCTGGGCGCAATACTCGGTGCTGGCCGGCAGCGGCGAGGAGCGCACCGCGATCCAGGCCAGGCTCAAGGAGGCGGGCGTGCCCACGGCCATCTACTATCCCAAGCCGCTGCACCTCCAGACCGCGTTCGCGAACCTGGGCCACAAGCCCGGCGACATGCCCGTGAGCGAGGCCGTCGGAGAGCGCATCTTCTCCCTGCCCATGTCCCCCTACCTCGCCGAGGCGGACCAGCAGACCATCTGCGCCGCGCTCTGCGGCTGA
- a CDS encoding DUF169 domain-containing protein encodes MNSKLQSFLDILGITEEPVAWAYEAEKPDSDNHPPDCDMPTLEQEEKGRADFRPAFERFSCLIKHVWVLRKKGGAAWTSADHPGCPGGTQYVGFQKGPYDFIARYVSCGLPEGMETEHYLDGPDSFKSMFQCMDPLPAPNPYLVFRKVGDFEPLKHDPEFVTFFARPESMSGLHQYAAFLTNDAEVVASPWGPGCGNMVSWPRTYRATGRTRAVLGGWDPSMRKFLKTDELYMTVPYALYLDMIERWEESFLSTATWQGQRKKIARSAKAWGEE; translated from the coding sequence ATGAACTCCAAGCTGCAATCTTTCCTCGACATTCTCGGCATCACCGAAGAGCCGGTCGCCTGGGCCTACGAGGCGGAAAAGCCCGATTCCGACAACCACCCCCCGGACTGCGACATGCCCACCCTGGAACAGGAGGAAAAGGGCCGGGCCGATTTCCGCCCGGCGTTCGAGCGGTTCTCCTGCCTGATCAAGCACGTCTGGGTGCTGCGCAAGAAAGGCGGCGCGGCCTGGACCAGCGCGGACCATCCCGGCTGCCCCGGCGGAACGCAGTACGTGGGCTTTCAAAAAGGCCCCTACGACTTCATCGCCCGCTACGTCAGCTGCGGGCTGCCCGAAGGCATGGAAACCGAGCACTACCTGGACGGGCCGGATTCCTTCAAGAGCATGTTCCAGTGCATGGATCCTCTGCCCGCGCCCAATCCCTATCTCGTGTTCCGCAAGGTCGGCGATTTCGAGCCGCTCAAGCACGACCCGGAATTCGTGACCTTTTTCGCACGGCCCGAAAGCATGAGCGGGCTGCATCAATACGCCGCGTTCCTGACCAACGACGCCGAGGTCGTGGCCTCGCCCTGGGGACCGGGCTGCGGCAACATGGTTTCCTGGCCGCGCACGTATCGGGCCACGGGCCGCACCCGCGCCGTGCTCGGCGGCTGGGATCCGTCCATGCGCAAGTTCCTGAAGACGGACGAGCTTTACATGACCGTGCCCTACGCCCTGTATTTGGACATGATTGAGCGCTGGGAGGAATCGTTCCTGAGCACCGCGACCTGGCAGGGCCAGCGGAAGAAGATCGCCCGCAGCGCCAAGGCCTGGGGCGAGGAATAG
- a CDS encoding dihydroorotase, giving the protein MSSPDLIVKNARLRGESVDLLVKDGKVLEVVPAGKAPKDAGETVDAGGLSLLPSLTDVHTHLREPGYEWKEDIATGLAAAAFGGFGNIMCMANTDPVNDKAGVTEMLLDKAATAWPDGPRLFPVGALTVDLKGEALAPMGELADAGCAAFSNDGVPVKSSALFRRAMEYASDFGKVVIDHCEDPYLGVAAGANEGEISGRLGIPAQPDAAEAIQVARDILLAEYLGLPIHLAHISCKKSVELIAWAKQRGVDVTAETCPHYLTLTENELADYDTNAKVNPPLRTEADRRAVLEALESGVIDMLATDHAPHAAHEKEVEFDFAPCGITGLDTALSVTWGLVSKGALSEDAFVRAWTTAPCERFGLPVNRFQPGDPADFLLFDPVEEWTVTPESLRSKSKNTPLLGRPLRGRVVRHFLAGKNIV; this is encoded by the coding sequence ATGTCCAGCCCTGATCTGATCGTCAAGAACGCCCGCCTGCGCGGCGAATCCGTGGACCTGCTGGTCAAGGACGGCAAGGTGCTGGAGGTGGTTCCGGCGGGCAAGGCGCCCAAGGATGCCGGGGAAACCGTGGATGCAGGCGGCCTTTCCCTGCTGCCCTCGCTCACGGACGTGCACACGCACCTGCGCGAGCCGGGCTACGAATGGAAGGAGGACATCGCCACGGGCCTTGCCGCCGCGGCCTTCGGCGGCTTCGGCAACATCATGTGCATGGCCAACACCGACCCCGTCAACGACAAGGCCGGAGTGACCGAAATGCTGCTCGACAAGGCCGCAACCGCCTGGCCGGACGGCCCGCGCCTCTTCCCCGTGGGCGCGCTGACCGTGGACCTCAAGGGCGAGGCGCTCGCGCCCATGGGCGAGCTGGCCGACGCGGGCTGCGCCGCCTTTTCCAACGACGGCGTGCCCGTGAAGAGCAGCGCGCTCTTCCGCAGGGCCATGGAATACGCCTCGGACTTCGGCAAGGTGGTCATCGACCACTGCGAAGACCCGTACCTCGGCGTGGCCGCCGGGGCCAACGAGGGCGAAATCTCCGGCAGGCTCGGCATTCCGGCCCAGCCCGACGCGGCCGAGGCCATCCAGGTGGCCCGCGACATCCTGCTCGCCGAATACCTCGGCCTGCCCATTCACCTGGCCCACATCTCGTGCAAGAAGTCCGTGGAACTCATCGCCTGGGCCAAGCAGCGCGGGGTCGACGTCACGGCCGAAACCTGCCCGCACTACCTGACCCTGACCGAGAACGAGCTGGCCGACTACGACACCAACGCCAAGGTCAACCCGCCCCTGCGCACCGAGGCCGACCGCCGCGCCGTGCTCGAGGCCCTGGAGAGCGGCGTCATCGACATGCTCGCCACGGACCACGCGCCCCACGCCGCGCACGAAAAGGAAGTGGAGTTCGACTTCGCGCCCTGCGGCATCACCGGGCTGGACACGGCCCTGTCCGTGACCTGGGGCCTGGTCAGCAAGGGCGCCCTCTCGGAAGACGCCTTTGTGCGCGCCTGGACAACCGCGCCCTGCGAACGCTTCGGCCTGCCCGTGAACCGCTTCCAGCCGGGCGATCCCGCCGACTTCCTGCTCTTCGACCCCGTGGAGGAATGGACGGTCACGCCGGAATCGCTGCGCTCCAAGAGCAAGAACACGCCGCTGCTCGGCCGCCCGCTTCGGGGCCGCGTGGTGCGGCATTTCCTTGCGGGCAAAAACATTGTATGA
- a CDS encoding aspartate carbamoyltransferase catalytic subunit, producing the protein MQWRHKDLLDISQLSRDEVLHVFETAQYFREINERPVKKVPTLKGKSVVLFFAEPSTRTKTSFDMAGKRLSADTFSLSKSMSSLQKGETLKDTALTLQAMNPDAIVLRHSVSGAAKFLADRLHCGVLNAGDGRHAHPTQALLDGYTLWEQWKDFAGKTVLILGDIAHSRVARSNLIMLNMLGVKVRFCAPRTLLPPAVRSWPCEVYTSLDEAVRGVDAVMCLRLQLERQQDGLLPDLREYSRLYCLSPRHMELAAPDARVLHPGPMNRGLEISSVIADAPRSLVLDQVASGVAVRMALLFLILTRKEA; encoded by the coding sequence ATGCAATGGCGGCATAAGGATTTGTTGGATATTTCGCAGCTCAGCCGGGACGAGGTGCTGCACGTCTTCGAGACCGCGCAGTATTTCCGCGAGATCAACGAACGCCCCGTGAAGAAGGTGCCCACCCTCAAGGGCAAGAGCGTGGTGCTCTTCTTCGCCGAGCCGAGCACCCGCACCAAGACCTCTTTCGACATGGCGGGCAAGCGGCTCTCCGCGGACACCTTCTCGCTCTCCAAGAGCATGAGCAGCCTGCAGAAGGGCGAAACGCTCAAGGACACCGCCCTGACGCTCCAGGCCATGAACCCGGACGCCATCGTGCTGCGCCACTCTGTGAGCGGGGCGGCCAAGTTCCTGGCCGACCGCCTGCACTGCGGCGTGCTCAACGCGGGCGACGGCCGCCACGCCCACCCGACCCAGGCCCTGCTCGACGGCTACACCCTCTGGGAGCAATGGAAGGACTTCGCGGGCAAGACCGTGCTCATCCTCGGCGACATCGCCCACAGCCGCGTGGCCCGCTCCAACCTGATCATGCTGAACATGCTCGGGGTCAAGGTCCGCTTCTGCGCGCCGCGCACCCTGCTGCCCCCGGCGGTGCGCTCCTGGCCCTGCGAGGTCTACACCAGCCTCGACGAGGCCGTGCGCGGGGTGGACGCGGTCATGTGCCTGCGACTCCAGCTGGAGCGCCAGCAGGACGGGCTGCTCCCGGACCTGCGCGAATATTCCCGGCTCTACTGCCTTTCCCCGCGCCACATGGAGCTGGCCGCGCCGGACGCGCGCGTGCTGCACCCCGGCCCCATGAACCGGGGCCTGGAGATCAGCTCCGTGATCGCGGACGCGCCCCGGAGCCTCGTGCTCGACCAGGTGGCCAGCGGCGTGGCCGTGCGCATGGCCCTGCTCTTTCTCATCCTGACCCGCAAGGAGGCCTAG
- a CDS encoding amidohydrolase family protein, which yields MSTRNLSILRAARVMSMVPGQEPIRDAAIVHDGRFIVQIGPWTELRARFRGPVEDLGGATLCPGVFNSHTHLEMCHLLGKTVRGQGFTSWIKSLVANPMYDMDDAEVAAQCRRIRRLGTAHVADISTKQAPRIAGVLDESGLFFVAFREMIFFSPPPDEQDFVPDGEFANGVLSCAGHAPYSTHPETLRRAKRACAARGLPHSIHLAENEEESRILMGERIEFVEVLERANIPMTGFRPPRVSPVAYALDLGLLDPDTLAVHCVTVSDEDIDILRRTGTNVCLCPRSNDYIGEGRAPWEKLRAAGVNLCLGTDGLASNHDLDVWNELAFLKERFVDELSLEDGLALLTRNPARAFRAENRLGTLEPGKAARWSVVPENVLALFEA from the coding sequence ATGAGCACTCGAAACCTTTCGATTCTCCGTGCGGCCAGGGTCATGAGCATGGTCCCCGGCCAGGAACCGATACGCGATGCGGCCATCGTTCACGATGGCCGTTTTATTGTGCAAATCGGCCCGTGGACCGAGCTGCGAGCGCGGTTCCGCGGCCCCGTGGAAGACCTCGGCGGGGCCACGCTCTGCCCCGGCGTCTTCAACAGCCACACCCACCTGGAGATGTGCCACCTGCTCGGCAAGACCGTGCGCGGCCAGGGCTTCACATCCTGGATCAAGAGCCTCGTGGCCAACCCCATGTACGACATGGACGACGCGGAGGTGGCCGCGCAGTGCCGACGAATCCGGCGGCTCGGCACGGCCCACGTCGCCGACATTTCCACGAAGCAGGCCCCTCGCATCGCCGGCGTCCTCGACGAATCCGGCCTTTTTTTTGTGGCCTTCCGGGAGATGATCTTTTTCAGCCCGCCCCCGGACGAGCAGGACTTCGTTCCCGACGGGGAATTCGCCAACGGCGTGCTCTCCTGCGCGGGCCACGCGCCCTACTCCACCCATCCCGAAACCCTGCGCCGGGCCAAGCGCGCCTGCGCCGCGCGCGGACTGCCCCACTCCATCCACCTCGCGGAAAACGAGGAGGAGTCGCGCATTCTCATGGGCGAGCGCATCGAGTTCGTGGAGGTGCTGGAGCGCGCAAACATCCCCATGACCGGATTCAGGCCGCCGCGCGTCTCCCCCGTGGCCTACGCCCTGGACCTGGGGCTGCTGGACCCGGACACCCTGGCCGTGCACTGCGTGACCGTGAGCGACGAGGACATCGACATCCTGCGCCGCACCGGGACCAACGTCTGCCTCTGCCCGCGCAGCAACGACTACATCGGCGAGGGCCGCGCCCCCTGGGAAAAGCTCCGGGCCGCCGGAGTGAACCTCTGCCTGGGCACGGACGGGCTGGCCTCCAACCACGATCTCGACGTCTGGAACGAGCTGGCCTTTCTCAAGGAACGCTTTGTGGACGAACTTTCCCTGGAAGACGGCCTCGCGCTGCTCACGCGCAACCCGGCAAGAGCTTTCCGGGCGGAAAACCGCCTCGGCACGCTGGAGCCCGGCAAGGCCGCGCGCTGGTCCGTGGTTCCGGAAAACGTGCTCGCGCTGTTCGAGGCCTGA
- a CDS encoding elongator complex protein 3 has protein sequence MRVLDFAHPDPQTKTNGPRLRPVFLPFAGCPHRCAFCGQHLQTGQRARPLAEMHRALRNDLESARAAMAAGQTRPLELAFYGGTFTALPDSDSGPWPERFLNLAAEYRALGVVGRVRCSTRPDRTDPEMLARLKSLGLDMVELGVQSFDDAALAASGRGYDGETARKGCENVRAAGLRLGVQLMPGLPGDRPGEPDGTFRRDIEMTAALRPDAARLYPCLVIEGTPLAQTWRAGGYRPWSLERARAELAHGLERLWSAGVPVIRIGLHPEADLLPGILAGPWHPALGQMVRSLALCAHVLARARELGSGPKSLQTPRRFSGEIMGHKRELWERWKRARIRIEFHEGETFRLALATP, from the coding sequence ATGCGCGTTCTCGACTTCGCCCATCCCGACCCGCAGACGAAAACGAACGGGCCGCGACTGCGGCCCGTTTTTCTGCCCTTTGCGGGCTGTCCGCACCGCTGCGCCTTCTGCGGGCAGCATCTCCAGACCGGACAGCGCGCCCGGCCCCTGGCCGAGATGCACCGCGCGCTGCGGAATGATCTGGAATCCGCCCGCGCCGCCATGGCCGCCGGACAGACCCGCCCCCTGGAGCTGGCCTTCTACGGCGGCACCTTCACGGCCCTGCCCGATTCCGATTCCGGTCCCTGGCCCGAACGATTCCTGAACCTGGCCGCGGAATACCGCGCCCTCGGCGTGGTCGGGCGCGTGCGCTGCTCCACCCGGCCCGACCGCACCGATCCCGAAATGCTCGCCCGGCTGAAGAGCCTGGGGCTGGACATGGTCGAGCTGGGCGTCCAGAGCTTCGACGACGCGGCCCTGGCCGCGTCGGGAAGAGGCTATGACGGGGAAACGGCCCGAAAGGGCTGCGAGAACGTGCGCGCGGCCGGGCTGCGGCTCGGCGTGCAGCTCATGCCCGGGCTGCCCGGCGACAGGCCGGGCGAACCGGACGGCACCTTCCGGCGCGATATCGAGATGACCGCCGCGCTCCGGCCCGACGCGGCCCGGCTCTATCCCTGCCTCGTCATCGAGGGCACGCCCCTGGCGCAGACGTGGCGCGCCGGAGGCTACCGGCCCTGGTCCCTGGAACGCGCACGCGCCGAGCTGGCCCACGGACTGGAGCGGCTCTGGTCGGCCGGCGTCCCGGTGATCCGCATCGGCCTGCACCCGGAAGCGGACCTGCTGCCCGGCATCCTGGCCGGGCCGTGGCATCCGGCCCTGGGGCAGATGGTCCGCTCCCTGGCCCTCTGCGCGCATGTCCTGGCGCGGGCGCGGGAACTGGGCAGCGGCCCCAAGAGCCTGCAAACGCCCCGCCGCTTCTCCGGCGAGATCATGGGCCACAAGCGCGAACTCTGGGAAAGGTGGAAGCGGGCGCGCATTCGCATCGAATTTCATGAGGGAGAGACGTTTCGGCTGGCCCTTGCAACGCCCTGA
- the asnB gene encoding asparagine synthase (glutamine-hydrolyzing), protein MCGIAGIHTLAALPSSELEGAVRAMTATLAHRGPDADGVYLDRSLALGHRRLSILDLSEAGAQPMTSEDGRCTLVLNGEIYNHLELREQLGPRSWRGTSDTETLLAGLERWRPEKALERLRGMFSFAFWDARLRTLLLARDRLGEKPLYYARIGQTFLFASELKALRAHPEFDPEIDREALAGYLRHSYVPGPRTIYRDAKKLQPGHMLRVDMDGMHEPEPYWSLRETLEAAEPFDGSPCDAADRLEALLREAVRGQMLADVPLGALLSGGIDSSLIVALMQAENPGRVRTFTIGSADPAYDEAAHARAVAAHLGTEHTELVARPEDALELVGLLPEIYDEPFADASQLPTRLVCGLTREHVAVCLSGDGGDEFFAGYNRHFWAPELWNRISRVPAPLRRAFAAALRAASPRSLDTAFGLLGAVLPEKYRQRTPGQKLHKLAQAMPAGTREEMYALLASIWPDPASLLVRGTEPLQLWQRPGEWPENLGFARWMQYMDAATYLPDDILVKVDRAAMSVSLETRAPYLDHKVVEFAATLPPEMQAEPGRGKLLLRRVLERHVPRGLFERPKTGFGIPLGPWLRTALRPWAEELLAEKRLEEQGLLRPAPIRKAWKDHLAGRADNEYKLWNVLMLQAWLERWI, encoded by the coding sequence ATGTGCGGAATCGCAGGAATCCATACTCTCGCCGCGCTGCCTTCCTCCGAACTGGAAGGGGCGGTGCGCGCCATGACCGCCACCCTGGCCCACCGCGGCCCGGACGCGGACGGCGTGTACCTGGACCGCAGCCTGGCGCTGGGGCACCGCCGCCTGAGCATCCTCGACCTGTCCGAGGCCGGGGCCCAGCCCATGACCTCGGAGGACGGCCGCTGCACGCTCGTGCTCAACGGCGAGATCTACAACCATCTGGAGCTGCGCGAACAGCTCGGCCCGCGCTCCTGGCGGGGAACCTCCGACACGGAGACGCTCCTGGCCGGGCTGGAGCGCTGGCGGCCCGAAAAGGCCCTGGAACGCCTGCGGGGCATGTTCTCCTTCGCCTTCTGGGACGCGCGGCTGCGCACGCTGCTTCTGGCGCGCGACCGCCTGGGCGAGAAGCCCCTCTACTACGCCCGCATCGGCCAGACCTTTCTCTTCGCCTCGGAACTCAAGGCCCTGCGCGCCCACCCGGAATTCGACCCGGAGATCGACCGCGAGGCCCTGGCGGGCTACCTGCGCCATTCCTACGTGCCCGGCCCGCGCACCATCTACCGCGACGCGAAGAAGCTCCAGCCCGGACACATGCTCCGGGTGGACATGGACGGCATGCACGAGCCGGAACCTTACTGGTCGCTGCGCGAAACGCTCGAAGCCGCCGAACCCTTCGACGGCAGCCCCTGCGACGCCGCCGACAGGCTGGAAGCCCTGCTGCGCGAGGCCGTGCGCGGCCAGATGCTCGCGGACGTGCCCCTGGGCGCGCTGCTTTCCGGCGGCATCGATTCCTCCCTGATCGTGGCCCTGATGCAGGCCGAAAATCCGGGCCGGGTGCGCACCTTCACCATCGGCTCCGCGGACCCGGCCTACGACGAGGCCGCCCACGCCCGCGCCGTGGCCGCGCACCTCGGCACGGAACACACCGAGCTGGTCGCGCGGCCGGAGGACGCCCTGGAGCTGGTGGGGCTGCTGCCGGAAATCTACGACGAGCCCTTTGCGGACGCCTCGCAGCTGCCCACGCGCCTCGTCTGCGGCCTGACCCGCGAGCACGTCGCGGTCTGCCTGTCCGGGGACGGAGGGGATGAATTCTTCGCGGGCTACAATCGACATTTCTGGGCTCCGGAACTCTGGAACCGCATCTCGCGGGTGCCCGCGCCCCTGCGGCGGGCCTTTGCCGCGGCCCTGCGCGCGGCCTCCCCGCGCAGCCTGGACACCGCCTTCGGCCTGCTCGGCGCGGTCCTGCCGGAAAAATACCGCCAGCGCACGCCCGGCCAGAAGCTGCACAAGCTCGCCCAGGCCATGCCCGCCGGGACGCGCGAGGAAATGTACGCCCTGCTGGCCTCGATCTGGCCGGACCCGGCCTCCCTGCTCGTGCGCGGGACCGAACCGCTCCAGCTCTGGCAGCGGCCCGGCGAATGGCCGGAGAATCTCGGCTTCGCCCGCTGGATGCAGTACATGGACGCCGCGACCTACCTGCCCGACGACATCCTCGTGAAGGTGGACCGGGCCGCCATGAGCGTTTCCCTGGAGACGCGCGCGCCCTATCTCGACCACAAGGTCGTGGAGTTCGCCGCGACCCTGCCGCCGGAAATGCAGGCCGAGCCGGGACGCGGCAAGCTGCTCCTGCGCCGCGTGCTGGAGCGGCACGTGCCGCGCGGGCTGTTCGAGCGGCCCAAGACCGGATTCGGCATTCCCCTGGGCCCATGGCTGCGCACGGCGCTGCGCCCCTGGGCCGAGGAGCTGCTCGCCGAGAAGCGCCTGGAAGAACAGGGGCTGCTGCGGCCCGCGCCCATCCGCAAGGCCTGGAAGGACCACCTCGCGGGCAGGGCCGACAACGAATACAAGCTTTGGAACGTGCTCATGCTTCAGGCCTGGCTGGAGCGCTGGATATAA
- a CDS encoding WD40 repeat domain-containing protein produces the protein MSISARFRAVAAPARAGFVARALVAACLLAALAACAAPYPAPENAYQGLTLAQYLAATRDGQAFKVADLYEPPPVVGETPTGLGSFGPGYALLSTGPTILDLAQGATTYQSFSTALAVGLADGDVRVYGARSCPGMDQPVQGAPRNLAWGPQARYLAVMGRDPAAVFVYDTEKCHLDEIIQLPEAIAALALSPSGDLLAAAAEDGRIWIGPPRGKKRPAAEAGQPLLALGFGPDGGVLFTVTPGGVVTLIDVREGQVLERFKARGGPFDSARFQDHYIVLTTREGRRLAWDLTTRRQVPFSRKLAQFFIDDGVLRYRTWNGALHLTPYPDEPRFEVEYADSRGLIRILDLDGRTRYYDRITGRETTGAYAADWQPLPTNDKGNFCIGGQCYMLTDRAFQWDHDVLLCRSVPGVGWFLWWVKSEQPDQFSPLPDHLPVRETLLADEAVEWAPVSPPPDFP, from the coding sequence ATGAGCATTTCCGCGCGTTTCCGGGCTGTTGCGGCCCCTGCCCGCGCCGGGTTCGTCGCCCGCGCGCTCGTGGCGGCTTGCCTGCTGGCGGCGCTCGCGGCCTGCGCCGCGCCCTATCCCGCGCCGGAAAACGCCTACCAGGGCCTGACCCTGGCGCAATACCTGGCCGCGACCCGCGACGGGCAGGCCTTCAAGGTGGCCGACCTCTACGAGCCGCCCCCCGTGGTGGGGGAAACGCCCACGGGCCTGGGCAGCTTCGGTCCCGGCTACGCCCTGCTCTCGACCGGGCCGACGATCCTGGACCTGGCCCAGGGCGCCACGACATATCAAAGCTTTTCGACCGCGCTGGCCGTGGGCCTTGCGGACGGCGACGTCCGCGTCTACGGCGCGCGCTCCTGTCCCGGCATGGACCAGCCCGTCCAGGGCGCTCCGCGCAATCTGGCCTGGGGGCCGCAGGCCCGCTACCTCGCGGTCATGGGCCGGGATCCGGCCGCTGTATTCGTGTACGACACGGAAAAATGCCACCTCGACGAAATCATCCAGCTCCCCGAAGCGATCGCGGCCCTGGCCCTTTCCCCTTCGGGCGACCTGCTCGCCGCTGCGGCCGAGGACGGACGGATCTGGATCGGCCCGCCCAGGGGCAAGAAGCGCCCCGCGGCCGAGGCGGGCCAGCCCCTGCTCGCGCTGGGCTTCGGCCCGGACGGCGGCGTGCTCTTCACGGTCACGCCCGGCGGCGTCGTGACCCTGATCGACGTGCGCGAAGGCCAGGTGCTCGAACGCTTCAAGGCCAGGGGCGGGCCGTTCGACTCCGCGCGCTTCCAGGACCACTACATCGTGCTGACCACGCGGGAAGGACGGCGGCTGGCCTGGGATCTGACCACGCGCAGGCAGGTGCCCTTCAGCCGCAAGCTGGCGCAGTTCTTCATCGACGACGGGGTGCTGCGCTACCGCACCTGGAACGGCGCGCTGCACCTGACCCCGTATCCGGACGAGCCGCGCTTCGAGGTGGAATACGCGGACTCGCGCGGGCTGATCCGGATCCTCGACCTGGACGGACGGACCCGCTACTACGACCGCATCACGGGCCGGGAAACCACCGGGGCCTACGCTGCGGACTGGCAGCCCCTGCCCACCAACGACAAAGGCAATTTCTGCATCGGCGGGCAGTGCTACATGCTCACGGACCGGGCCTTCCAATGGGACCACGACGTGCTGCTCTGCCGCAGCGTGCCCGGCGTGGGCTGGTTCCTCTGGTGGGTCAAGAGCGAGCAGCCCGACCAGTTCAGCCCCCTGCCCGACCATCTGCCCGTGCGCGAAACGCTGCTGGCGGACGAGGCCGTGGAGTGGGCTCCCGTGTCGCCGCCGCCCGACTTCCCCTAA